A genomic window from Manduca sexta isolate Smith_Timp_Sample1 chromosome 5, JHU_Msex_v1.0, whole genome shotgun sequence includes:
- the LOC115455892 gene encoding uncharacterized protein LOC115455892: MERAGVLVLMFCAVVKSGILSGKALYCRDPDTGKLYSVNATWPSTSFCGNYKCVLKHKNITAIEYKPLRQIQITDDDLATPKAADNSEASSIIIEKRVEPEMQPLFHKETVHTERNLPDNARNNNDRYLTEDEIKSIAQLLHTIKKSDLDAIVEIYNLAQDIYREMDKTTTEDIDDSINSIKEEKSKIKADRRSSDYRNPSYWYEPLNNNFQKRDPDSENQGSNVVSSVTPPKNEQKPSLYKGALTSEDFRKLPYYYPISNFQRYASYIHQAPRPTPPCRRANEHGLIDKVLKKPVQEQRVIQPSVLLPYPFSYIHHYNSSDYLKNMYYGSNPWAFFDYYNRRNYRPYPTYMTPNNAILVNPHLHEPVPEVEQNSVSREELNILDTLIAKAKENKLAEWQTPSLPSNVLDEVKANIDQLRLLKPFPLRKKVTLEKVGKVIKLDEFRRSKREAEHEVNDKIEDTFYEVHLETITCQSDTQPGFFSMGNLSQPYPECCPKRIDKTEQ; this comes from the exons ATGGAGCGGGCCGGTGTGTTAGTACTCATGTTCTGTGCTGTTGTGAAATCTGGTATCTTGAGCGGCAAAG cTTTGTACTGCCGGGATCCTGACACGGGCAAGCTCTACTCTGTAAATGCAACATGGCCGTCTACATCTTTCTGCGGCAACTACAAATGTGTTCTGAAACATAAAAACATCACTGCGATTGAATACAAACCTTTGCGACAAATACAAATCACTGACGATGACTTAGCCACACCAAAAGCAGCTGATAACAGCGAAGCAAGTTCTATTATAATCGAAAAAAGAGTAGAACCAGAAATGCAACCGCTATTCCACAAAGAAACGGTTCATACTGAACGAAACTTACCCGATAATGCCAGAAATAATAATGACAGGTATTTAACTGAAGATGAAATCAAATCTATAGCGCAGTTACTTCACACTATCAAGAAAAGCGATTTAGACGctattgtagaaatatataatttagcgCAAGACATATACAGGGAAATGGACAAAACGACAACAGAAGATATAGACGATAGTATAAATTCAATCAAGGAAGAAAAGTCTAAAATAAAAGCCGACAGAAGATCTTCTGATTACAGAAATCCATCGTATTGGTATGAGCCTTTGAATAACAACTTCCAAAAACGAGATCCTGATTCAGAAAATCAAGGTAGCAACGTTGTAAGTAGTGTAACACCCCCGAAAAATGAACAAAAGCCTTCGCTGTACAAGGGAGCATTGACTAGTGAAGATTTCCGTAAGCTACCATACTACTACCCTATTTCGAACTTCCAAAGATACGCGTCATATATACACCAAGCTCCAAGGCCTACGCCTCCTTGCCGTCGGGCAAATGAACATGGACTTATTGATAAAGTTTTAAAGAAACCTGTGCAAGAGCAAAGAGTCATACAACCCTCTGTGTTACTCCCATATCCATTTTCCTACATTCATCATTACAACTCCAGTGATTATTTAAAGAACATGTACTACGGATCAAATCCTTGGGCGTtctttgattattataatagaagaaACTACCGTCCTTACCCGACGTACATGACTCCAAATAACGCTATCCTGGTAAATCCACATCTGCACGAACCCGTCCCAGAAGTAGAACAGAACAGCGTATCAAGAGAggagttaaatattttagacacGCTCATTGCAAAAGCAAAGGAAAATAAACTAGCTGAATGGCAAACGCCGTCTTTGCCTTCAAATGTTTTAGACGAAGTGAAAGCCAATATAGACCAATTAAGATTGCTAAAGCCTTTCCCTTTGAGGAAAAAGGTGACGCTAGAAAAAGTTGGCAAAGTCATAAAATTGGATGAATTTCGCAGATCTAAAAGGGAAGCGGAACACGAAGTGAACGACAAAATTGAGGATACATTTTATGAAGTACATCTTGAAACTATAAC ATGCCAGTCCGACACGCAGCCTGGCTTCTTCAGTATGGGCAATCTAAGCCAGCCCTACCCAGAATGTTGTCCGAAGAGAATCGACAAGACGGAACAATGA